In Cryptomeria japonica chromosome 5, Sugi_1.0, whole genome shotgun sequence, the genomic window AACCACACAAGCATTGCTTTGATCTTGCGATGAACCAGTAGGCGACTGCACTAAAGCGGCTCCAAACAAATTGTCTCCATCGGCTTACCGGGATAGCCTTCAACAAGTAGACTCGATCTCCGATATCAACCCGATCACCGAAGGCGACCTCTTCGGGTATCAGTGTAGCAAACAACCAGTTCTCTCGATCTCCGATAATACCTTGATCACCAAAGGCAATTCCATCGATTCATCAGCAAGACAACCAAGCAGCTATCCTGATTgttcgatcttccttgatctctttctgtgctctgccacgtggcaccccctaattggctcTGGGGTCCTTGCCCTACCACCTTAGCACAACTTCACTAACCACCCAGAATGAAGCTTTCTTGTCGGGCTGcaccttggtcaccaagtcacgAAGGATAACCTTCGTGCATCTCGCCATAGCAATATAGCGACAATCGTCCGATGATCCcggacttgctcactcgttaactcgCTCGAGCTGCTAACTTCTTGGGCCCCACCCATTCTTCTCCATTTTGTcaacttttgtttcttctcttcaAAAGTGAAAATTACTGCCTCTATGTtgaaatggaagagaacaacaaaagtttgaaataaagacaacaatatgaggttccaaaattaggaaacctcctacactttaagcttataaaagcttgggtaggtgaacccttttgaaggctattttctcacaaaaatagtaaatggtttgcagaaaaccaGCGTAAATTCCTGCAAACTTTCCTTATTGACCAGTACAACTCAAcctaaatggaaagttgatttgacttttgaaaaggatcacaaaatgcacccaaaaacccaataggtaaaccagtgccttatttgggcaacagagtcatctaTAACATAatgcaacctgacaagagaaactaatacacaaatcacaaattcTTGATCTATCAACTTTGAATATGCgtgacatatacagagtcctaatctgcactagacttcatcatccaatccacaccaagagtattgatatcaatgactttgttcaacgtattttatatttttctccttaagaaaaagactcagaacaacttcattagatgcccaacaaatcattcaaatgagcaatccttgattacttaaatgaaataaacaccagTACAGTGACGTAGAGACAATGCAAGTCTGGATTTAATTCTCTAGactatatatttcattcctctgtcagaaggttacaagtacttcatatttgactaaGAAATTGCTAGGACAAAGGCTTGTATTacttttgccagagtttagctacaaaaattttGTGTCCcctttttctaggtagccttggtatccttttatagaaatcaagatgcaacaagcttcagaccacctagaaaaatcttaccctaacagtcatttaaTGCAAAAGTTACATATATGTGCCATTGCAattgagggagaaatctaacattccTTCTGGGATGTGTGCAtcattaattcactgggcattCACTTGGGAAATGATCGAAAGGGCAGGCTCTTATTATCCAAAAATGGTTGCAACAACCGATAGCTTCATAATGTCGGTGGATCATCTTGTgccagagcattgatgagttcttatcacAAAGCGATGCACCATTATGTTCTTCACATATCTCCCTGTAGATCTCATGGGTACCTCTCACCAACTcattttcatcttgaagcaatgtcatatgcaacttgcatagctttgccgatatttcttttgaatattaaaaattcTTTGGTGCCAACGGATCAGGAGACCTTCTCTCTGAGCACTTTTTCTTTAGTCACCAAGTCGCGACCTTTAAAGTTCGGATGTATTTCcgttgcggtatagcgacaaccatccgatcatgggaaactaacacaCCCTTTAACTTCCCTAAGTAATCCGGTTAGAAACAtgccccaccacttggtctctgGTTGTTTAAAAAACTTAACCACTACTGCACTTGGCctgtagaaaatccaatctttttgATTGAAGAATAAACCCAGAGATCCCGAGGTCACTATCCCAAAAATACTTGTCGTGGGTTGCAGTTGACTGCAAAATTAGATTCCTCGGATCGAGAGCCATCCACCGATATTTGACAAATCCATATATGGGCAAAAATTAATCCTCGGAGATCTCGGCCACATGTCACCACCTGGTTCGCTCGTGAGTCTTTCTAGACtccacttgtcttgccacttcatTAGTCGCTAAGTCGCAGCCATTAACATCTGAGCACCTCCATCTTGCGGTATGGCGACAACCGTAGATCCTCTTTGAACTTGCTTGTTCTTTACTTCCTCCAAACTGCTCTTCCTTTCTATTGGGCCCCATCGCTTGGTCGCCAAGTCGCGACTTTTAGCCATCGAGCAACTTTTCGTTGCGACTTGGCTACAGCCGTTGATATCCCTCggatcaccgttgatctttcttgACTTACTCGACCGTTATCTCGTCTGAGCGGCTCCCTCTACCACTTTCTCTTCTGACAAGCCCGACACGTGGCACATCTTGATTTACCTTTGGATCCATCTAGACGGCCACCTGGTCTTGCCACTGGACTTGGGCCCACCCTGATTCTTCTTATACTCCCGCTATGTGGCACGTCTTGATTCGCCTATGGATCCACCGGGACTATCGCCTGGTCAATCACTATGTTGCATGTGATAACCAACGAGTACcttcatcttgcggtatagcgacgaCCGTGAATCTTCCCTCAAGCTACTCGATCCTTAACGCCTGGGTAGTTTTCCTTTTAGCGCACATGCTTTGTTGCCAAGTCACATGGGATAGCTGGTGAACACCTTCAAATCGCGACATGGTGACAACTGTTAGATCATCTCGCCTGGTTGTCAGATCAGCCTAACTCGCTCGACCTTTACCCTCTCTGAATGGCTCTCgcctatgccatggtgtcaccacttGGCATCTCTGGATTCACTCAGAGATCTTCCTGGACTCCACCTGTCCAGTCAGGCCTGCCACTTGTCAACCTTTGGTTCGCCACTTGACCCACCTGGACCGCCTAGTCATCTCCACCGGACCCACCATCTCCTTTGGCTTGTTCGGCATTAgcctttcagccaaacttcctcttcggctaACCATTTTTGTGTCTCATCGAAACCgcagtttcatcgatgccttcacttttcgatgaaaccgGTTGAAATTTCTTCGATGTGCACTCTGTCGATTGAACCGAGCATTCAACAAACTGCGCTCATGTCTTATCGATACCTTTGTTTCATCAAAACCTCTTATTTCGGTGAACTTGATGCCTTCGGCGAGTCCCTTCAATGATCCATCGAAGCCATGGTCTGCTCGATATACACCTTCATGATATGCCACTTGTCTGCCATGTAGCACCCTTTGATTCGCTCCAAAGGTTACAACTAGGCACCACCTGTCGCGAGGGTACTCATTTCGagctctccactctgacaccttagcacgacctccacTAACCGTCGACATGAATCGCTTGCCTTAACCACTTGCACTAATCGTCAGCCATAGTTCACTACTAGTGGCTTGTCGCCAAGTCACATGCGATATCTGGCAAGCATTTTTACGTCGTGACATAGCGACATCCCTTGGATCCATCTTGGTCACCGTTGATCTTTCTTGAACTGCTCGACCGTTAGTCCCTCTATTCTGTCACGTCATCACTGGTGGATCTTCCACCTCATCAACTGCGTGTCACCACACGACACCTCATGACTTGCTCAGTGCTTACCTCGGCACCACTTGGCCTGCCAGCTCATTAGTCGCCAAGTCGCAACTTTTAACAGTCGAGCACCTTTATCTTGTGGTATAACGACCGTCGTCTAATCTTCTACAACCTACTCGatgtttaatttttctttttgctgcaaaattaAGCCGCTCTAAGATGCACATACACGCGAGGCCCACCACTTCCTGAATCGACCACTTGCCAAaagctcgtaagctttgacacttcATATGTGTGCAGCCTTGCAAACGAATACTAAAATGCTCCTCCcaacggccaatgtgggataaatggttcttCACCTTGGCGACTGAAATTGCTTCCTCGGACTATGCAGAGAGGATGGTTCTGATCTGGGCCTGGACTATACACATGCCACTGCATTGTTTATAAAACTTAGATGTCTCCCCAAACACTTGCGAATCTTTATTTGCCTGAACTGCTTGCATTAACTGTCGGCCATGGTTCACCACTGGTGGTTTGTCGCCATATCGCGTTGAATAACTATTGAGCACTTTTGGGTTGCAGTATAGCGACAGCCGCAAGATCAACATGAACCTGATTAACTGTCGGCCATGGTTCACCGCTGGTGGTTTGTTGCCATATCGCGGTGAATAACTATTGAGCACTTTTGGGTTGCAGTATAGCGACAGCCGCAAGATCAACATGAACCTGCTCGATCTTTAAGAAGTCCGACAGATACATAAGAAAAGACACAAGACTTaggcaaaattaaaatttattagaacccgcccaggcctagacttaaaaggggcccCTCTTGACGACGcacagacccttccacttaagtggaaaaaagaCGAGCAAAAGACTTTTAATCAAAAGAAAatggacattttgaaccttgaaccttgaatcgatttgcaaatggttcaaaacagaCATAACGCATTCTAGTTGCTTAGTAAAAGAAAAACAATACAAAGCCACGACACAAGCAGGAGAagcggttgaaccttgaaccttgaaccttgaaccaaaagggttcaagttcaaagcgaatTGCAATAATGCGCAACGAAGGttcaactttttcaaaaaatttcacggaaaagcaaaaaccctaaacccttagaattttataggtcccaacaccaccacttggtcgccaagccgCGATGGATAACGTTCGTGCATCTCCATCATGCGGTATAGCGGCAGTCGTTGATCCACCTTCAGCCTGCACAGTCTTTAACTTGCTTCTTTTTgcacatgctttgtcgccaagccgtagaggataatctttgtgcatctctccatagcggtatagcgacaatcgttcGATCGTCccgaacttgctcacttgttaaccgATCACAAGAAGAAGGTTCCATCGGCCCATCAGCAAGAGTCACACCAACAGCTGTTCCATCGGGATAGGTTACTTCGATCAatctgaacacaagtcaagttaatttgagGCACATATTTCCAACAACATGTACAAAAGTAGGATCCCATGTGATTGATTATTTAGGATTTTTAGGTAGCCCATGAGGAAGGTGTTAGAGTAGATGGGTTTACCATGCATGTAGTTATGGATTGCATGGTGGTTTGGGATTCACAAAATTGCATAGCGTGTGATGAAGGTGAGGGTGGTTGTGATTGTTTGTGAGTTAAAATTTTACTATAAGGAAATGGAAAGTGGATGGAAAGCTAGGAGGTGGTAATTTCCACTTAGTGCTTCAAATTATCTAGTGAGAGAAAGTCAATGAGGATAGTAGTATAGATGATAGGACATTGAGGATAGTGAAATAGGGTTATACGAGTTCAGAAAATGAAAGAATATGATAAGGTACAAGATAACTTACAATGAGAGCCATGATATCCTCTCATATAGGTATGTCAAATGTATTTATTGTTCATTAGATTATTTTTCCCTTTGATCTCTTCTTTGTAGGTGATTGGTCtatcttcttcatctttctcttcttttggtctTGAGAGTCATAGTCTCCTCCAACTATCTATAATAAACTTtattttgaatctttttatttaatatattttacatGTAACCTTGAACCCTCCTTGTGTTATGCGCGATATTCTTAATGTCTTTCTAGATGCTTGTTTTGTAGTCATATGGTTCATGACAAGATATCCTACCACATGTGGATGTTTTTAGGGTGGGGAAACTTTTATGTTAGTATTTGTATGCATTCATTACCATGCATGACTTGTGTTAATGATCCTATTACTCATTTTGATTGCAAAGCTTGGTGCTTTTGATTCTATCTTTTAGCTTTTGAGGGAGGTGGCATGTTGGTATATGATTGAACTTATTGTATATTATGTGAATAGATTGGGATATCATAGACCTTATTGTATACATTTACAAAAAATCTTCCTTATGTTATTTCAATCCTCCTTTCTATGGTTTATTTCTTGGCAAAATTTCTCCCATGccgtaattttttcagttctataTTATTATCTGCTAAGCATTAAAACTCATTTATTGAACAAATTGGGGTCATATTTCTTAAATTTCTTATAAAAGCTCACATGACCAGATTTATTAGTGTTCTTATGCTATGATAGACCATTCATGAGTAAAtttgttaatgttgttcaaatagatttctttttacctctatttctaaCCAAAATTGGTGTATGAACGTAACAACTCAACCACTCTTTAGTTTATTATGCCACATTATAAATAACCTAATGAGATCAATGCTCGTACACTTTGTCAATGTACATATCCCTTAATTTAACATCTAAGATCTTCTTAGTTTGCTACTTTAGAGAAAGTAGCCTTatgcttttaatttttaattgttgaATTGCATGTCTAGTGTATTTGTGTACCGTATGAACTCAATAATGAATATTATAGATAGGAATAACCTAAAAAAACTGGTGAATAGATATTTTGTATACATAGTCTCTTATAATGTAGTCAATGCCATAGGACTAACTCCATTGTCTAGAAATTGAATTTTTTTCATTATAGCCTTCTTCAAGGCTTTTACTAGGAAGAAACCGGTGGACATAAGGCAATTCGCCACACCTTTAATAATAATTGATTCAATGTAAAACATGAGTCCAAACTGTAAATCAGTCATTCAAACTGTAGATAGGGtcaacaaataaaaaattataggTCATAAGTATATTTTGATCAATACATCCACCCTTGTACACATTCTTATCCAATAATTTATCAACTCTACTCGAACATCAAGCCAAAAATTGAATGAATTATTATTTACTCTACTCAAACATCAAGCCGATAATTTGCCTTTGCTCTTTTACATGCAACTATTTCATTCAAAACTAATACAGATTTGTTGTTACCTCATGTTTTAGTTTAAGAGACAAATTTGTTGTTACCTAGTTTAACAGACAAATTTACACAATCCAAAAGGATATGAGCAAAATACACAATATATGAATCAAACAGAATTTAAAGAGAAACATCACTTTTATAAGTCACAATGGTAATAGGAAGGATAATGCAACTTTAAGGTTACACTTGTCTTCCTCGATCTCAATTTGAACCAGCCGAAGACATCTACTGGCACAAACCATCATACTCAAATCAACAATCTTTAGACCCATAAGATTTTTATCATTTCCAAAACACTCGTTTGGTGAGAATAAACCTCCTACTGCCAAAAATATACCAAAGAAACAAACTTATTGACGTAATAATTTCACAGAAGGCTGCTAAAACAGCACAGATAGACATTTTCCCCCTCTGCTGATGCCAGTTTCACACTTTTAAAAAGCTTCACTACTTGCAACAATGGGAGGCGGATTATATTATTTGTTGTCTCACCTATGAAAATTGGATGTCTATTATAAAAGTTAGGTGATTATCATCAACAAAACTAGCAGCCATTATGAAGTTTTAATTTTGGTTCCAAGAATTTCTCTAGGCAAGATTGCTATCGATCCTAAACACAAATAAATGAGAAACCGTTGAAAAATGCATCAGTGCAAGCATTCAATTGTCAGTAACTTCCATTAACTTCATTCATCTAGTCCCAGTGGAGAAAACATCGACTCTAATTCCTTTGCTACAGAACACAAGATCAAACTGTTCACCGAAATCAATGCCTTTCATTTCTCTACAATCTTCTCGAAATGCTGAAGAGTATTTAGTACACCAAAATCCTCAGGGAGAACAGGAGAGTAAGTGCACAATCAGGCCCCTGTTGATCCAAGGCAACCTCCACCCCGGACTGTAGAATCCAAAACATCCACTTCTAGAACCTCCGGGGTTAGAATCTTCTCAATAATTAACTGAGCAATCCGATCACCAGAATTAACCTGAAAGTCATGATCAGAATGATTGAAGAGAATCACAGCAACTGGCCCACGGTAATCTGCATCAATAACCCCAGCACCGACATCTATGCAATGCTTCCAAGCTAGCCCAGACCGGGAAGCTGCACAAAACCAAACCCAAGTCCTCAAAAAAATCAAATTCTCTCTGTTGAACCCTAAGGGAGCCTTGGAATCAAAAAACCTAGTGCCAGCCTCCATCTATGAAGCAAATACCAGGTTCAAAACGCCCTAGGTTAAAGTAGATAAAATTAAGAGAGGACAAGTAAAGGTAAATGAATAGCTACCAACTCGAGCATAGGTCCCTTCTGGTATTGCAATGGACAAGTCAGTCGGTATCATAGCCTTGCCACGGGCCGGAACCACACATGCAGCAGCACTGCATGCAGGAATACCCAAAAAGACCATAACTTTTTCATATTACAGTTGACATTAGGCTGTATGCCCTAAATTCCCTTCCTGATCCACTGAGAGCCGAGGAAGAATTAACATGTCCCTAAAAATAAGATTTTTGAAAGGAACTCTTTCTAATTAAATTGGCTGAAAAATACTACAATTGCAGAAACCCTTTGATCAGGAGCTCTTAGGTTACCATGTCAAAACCCTAGGCAAATGTCACCGAATAAACCCTAATTACAAACAATGAGCAAACTGTATGCTGATGACAGCGAAGAAACCCTCTACTATGAAAGTCATTTCCAGTTCAGCAGCAGACATCTAAACTTGGGAAGGAAATCATACCTGGAAAGATCATAACCGGCAGCCAGAGGAGAGGCCCTGCTTGGCATGACAGCATTGCTTGACAACTTCTTTACACGTAGTGATGCCTCTGATTTGCTGTTCAAATCAACAGAACTTGCATTTCGGTGCTCCTTTTCAACCTGGATTTTGGGTAGAGGCTCTGGCATTGCTTCGCCTGTAACAGAGAAAGTAGAACGAAAAC contains:
- the LOC131047450 gene encoding deoxyuridine 5'-triphosphate nucleotidohydrolase isoform X1, yielding MRTLQQVKIRFTRSLATGCCVGRLKQYRGGLFGLSFRSTFSVTGEAMPEPLPKIQVEKEHRNASSVDLNSKSEASLRVKKLSSNAVMPSRASPLAAGYDLSSAAACVVPARGKAMIPTDLSIAIPEGTYARVASRSGLAWKHCIDVGAGVIDADYRGPVAVILFNHSDHDFQVNSGDRIAQLIIEKILTPEVLEVDVLDSTVRGGGCLGSTGA
- the LOC131047450 gene encoding deoxyuridine 5'-triphosphate nucleotidohydrolase isoform X2 — translated: MPEPLPKIQVEKEHRNASSVDLNSKSEASLRVKKLSSNAVMPSRASPLAAGYDLSSAAACVVPARGKAMIPTDLSIAIPEGTYARVASRSGLAWKHCIDVGAGVIDADYRGPVAVILFNHSDHDFQVNSGDRIAQLIIEKILTPEVLEVDVLDSTVRGGGCLGSTGA